The Euphorbia lathyris chromosome 3, ddEupLath1.1, whole genome shotgun sequence genome contains a region encoding:
- the LOC136221838 gene encoding uncharacterized protein → MKEGGLPTHVVQRFLTLQPKSIFQSSGKLISAVSSVKNLGFETTDRMFLQAFRVMIQMSESTWKKKIEVMKSMGFSEEDILKAFKRFPPCLALSEENIMETLNFYFNTMKLEPQTIIVNPNLLGYSIEKRVCPRYHVLKVLESKKLIKGIKIRILVIGEKNFRDKYIDQFKDEVPGLLEFYLGIKEGKSSMLDGEEQVTAKKQGTENVKKSDSRGLFCVLNCHRHVSRPQELYA, encoded by the exons ATGAAAGAGGGAGGACTGCCTACTCATGTTGTGCAGAGGTTCCTTACTTTGCAGCCAAAATCTATATTCCAAAGTTCTGGAAAGTTGATTAGTGCTGTGAGTTCTGTTAAAAATCTGGGCTTTGAAACTACTGATAGAATGTTCCTACAAGCTTTTAGAGTGATGATACAAATGAGTGAGTCAACTTGGAAGAAGAAAATTGAGGTGATGAagagtatgggatttagtgagGAGGATATTCTAAAAGCTTTCAAGCGATTTCCACCTTGTTTAGCTTTATCTGAGGAGAACATTATGGAGACATTGAATTTCTACTTTAATACTATGAAGTTGGAGCCTCAAACTATAATTGTAAATCCCAATCTACTTGGGTATTCAATTGAAAAAAGAGTTTGTCCAAGGTATCATGTTTTGAAGGTTTTGGAGTCAAAGAAGCTGATAAAAGGGATCAAGATTCGGATCTTAGTGATAGGTGAGAAGAATTTCCGTGACAAATATATTGATCAATTCAAAGATGAAGTCCCTGGTTTGTTGGAGTTCTATCTTGGTATCAAGGAAGGCAAAAGCTCGATGCTCGATGgagaagaa CAAGTTACAGCAAAGAAACAGGGAACAGAGAATGTGAAGAAGAGTGATTCAAGAGGTTTGTTCTGTGTTTTGAATTGCCATAGGCACGTGAGCAGACCTCAAGAATTGTATGCATAA